A DNA window from Maribellus comscasis contains the following coding sequences:
- a CDS encoding RagB/SusD family nutrient uptake outer membrane protein, giving the protein MKIYKILILLIFSVAIFSCQDELDTNPTDSTSGDVLFSDVEKANVALNGIYRAMYVAEEWSANWADEEFGTMAFILTYDLMGEDMTQNEGGSGWFWYDYVYNVKSDYTHKSGRPYSVWFFYYTIISNANAIIASEEGMTGAPSEISSLIGQAYALRAYSYFNLIRFYQQTYVGNESAPGVPIYTEPTTNASEGKPRGTVADVYTQIDADIEQALQLLNPDVAASRNHPSHIDYYVANGIKANIALEKNDWSTAEAAADLAMSGGTSMLSLDDLDKGFAFNDVNAGTVLWGVQIISEQADATESFFGHMDASVDGNYAETARKCISSWLYNQMSDNDVRKNRWWHGPLEIDVEIGPELSYNQFKFQFSDPTNNLGDYIFMRHEEMMLVKAEAMCMQAKYSQARTVLEELMAERDPGYDISSLTDANTLTTDDSNGPTTPAGGSETLLDEIILQRRIELWGEVGRILDIKRLKTGFSRNFEGSNHPDRLLSRNTLDPEYPDFVMSIPQSEFDGNKSMDESTDQNPWADN; this is encoded by the coding sequence ATGAAAATATATAAGATCCTTATATTATTGATTTTCTCTGTGGCGATTTTTTCTTGCCAGGATGAACTGGATACAAATCCCACAGACAGTACTTCCGGAGACGTATTATTTTCGGATGTTGAAAAAGCAAATGTAGCGCTGAACGGAATTTACCGTGCCATGTATGTTGCAGAAGAATGGTCGGCAAATTGGGCTGATGAAGAATTTGGTACAATGGCATTTATTCTCACTTACGACCTTATGGGCGAAGATATGACTCAAAATGAGGGAGGAAGTGGTTGGTTCTGGTACGATTACGTGTACAACGTGAAGTCTGATTATACACATAAAAGTGGCCGCCCCTATTCGGTTTGGTTCTTTTACTACACTATTATTTCCAATGCAAATGCAATTATTGCCTCGGAAGAAGGAATGACCGGTGCGCCTTCCGAAATTAGCAGTCTCATTGGTCAGGCTTATGCACTGCGTGCCTATTCATACTTTAATCTTATTCGTTTTTACCAGCAAACTTATGTGGGAAATGAAAGTGCTCCGGGAGTTCCGATTTATACCGAACCTACTACAAATGCTTCAGAGGGAAAACCACGCGGAACCGTGGCAGATGTATACACTCAAATAGACGCTGATATTGAACAGGCACTTCAACTGTTAAATCCCGATGTTGCTGCTTCCCGCAATCATCCTTCGCACATCGATTATTATGTGGCTAATGGAATAAAAGCCAACATTGCTCTTGAAAAAAATGACTGGAGCACTGCAGAAGCGGCTGCTGACCTGGCTATGAGCGGAGGGACATCGATGCTTTCTTTAGATGACTTAGACAAAGGCTTTGCCTTTAACGATGTAAATGCAGGCACCGTGTTGTGGGGTGTTCAGATTATCTCGGAACAAGCTGATGCCACAGAATCGTTTTTTGGACACATGGATGCAAGTGTGGATGGAAACTATGCTGAAACAGCCCGGAAATGTATCAGTTCGTGGCTTTACAACCAAATGTCGGACAACGATGTTCGTAAAAACAGATGGTGGCACGGGCCGCTGGAAATAGATGTTGAAATTGGACCGGAACTAAGTTATAACCAGTTTAAATTTCAATTTTCTGACCCGACAAATAACCTGGGTGACTATATTTTTATGCGTCACGAAGAAATGATGCTTGTCAAAGCTGAGGCTATGTGTATGCAGGCAAAGTATTCACAGGCAAGAACCGTTTTGGAAGAGTTGATGGCAGAACGCGATCCCGGTTATGATATTTCTTCATTAACTGATGCCAACACATTAACAACCGATGATTCCAACGGTCCAACAACTCCGGCAGGAGGTTCTGAAACACTTTTGGATGAAATTATTTTACAACGCAGAATTGAATTGTGGGGAGAAGTTGGCAGGATATTGGATATTAAACGTTTAAAAACAGGTTTTAGCAGAAACTTCGAAGGAAGTAACCATCCCGACAGATTGTTATCCAGAAATACACTTGACCCTGAATATCCTGACTTCGTGATGTCTATTCCTCAATCGGAATTTGATGGAAATAAAAGTATGGATGAGTCTACGGATCAAAATCCCTGGGCAGATAATTAA
- a CDS encoding SusC/RagA family TonB-linked outer membrane protein → MKKLLLIVMALFMGISSLFAQTKRVTGKVTSAEDNSPIPGVSVSVKGTTIGTITGIEGDYSLTVPNDAVLVFSFVGMKTAELPVTAGLEHNVQLEMEVMGVDEVMVVAYGTQKRRAVTNAVTKVNSAELEKMPVTSIENALSGQAAGLQINTGSRSGEANTIRIRGTSSISASSQPLFVIDGIPQGDYQMGYAGNNAQTSPLSTLNPNDIENIQVLKDASAAALYGSRASNGVIMITTKRGKSGKTQINLNYYSGFQEATNFMDALNGPEYTELFNEAYFNSTGVENILGNPENAIDTDWLDAVSRKGMISQYDFSANGGNERTQFYTGVSYRDEDGYTIGNDFQRINIRTNIDHEVSDFFKIGTNISVARTFNNRVSNNNSVASMSTSGILQYPNVPIYGDGSEMYGPEGTYYLGKGVNPNNNIAYNLLNEVDENIHEAITVRPQITTFGEFTFFDDFKFRSEWSLDYIDLSEKIFWGLNSGDGGGSNGVSQALSYRNTNWITTNTLSYDNVFDEKHQLSVIAGYSFQENRLEQSNVTGEQFPNNDLWTVNNAAEITNGGGSISQFAIESYFARLNYSYLDKYLLEVSLRRDGSSRFGADNRYANFPAVSLGWIVSDENFMQDMDWLSLAKIRASYGFTGNAEFLTSSTNPRYAVAANFPALGLYGGDLDGSDYGGNPGLSPTQLANPDLKWEQTAQLDLGVNLGLFKNRIDFEADYYYKKTTDLLLDVQIPASGGFTSIAKNLGELENKGWEFALNTRNFVGKFRWNTNFNISFNKNKITDLKGEIIENSISRAMEGQPIGVYYTVKFAGVNPDTGESMFYDLNGNKTTTYSNDYRQIVGDPNPDYIGGITNNFAWNNFDLSVQVQFVQGNDIYFDAGRFCANSMALYFNNLKDQLNRWQEPGDITDIPKAVLFDSTNRQHSSRFVEDGSFVRVKTVSLGYNIPTQLLTKVNIRSVRIYTTAYNFWTFTNYRGHDPEVSSEGTLNVGQGIDFFQAPPSKSLIFGLNIGF, encoded by the coding sequence ATGAAAAAATTACTCCTTATTGTAATGGCTTTGTTTATGGGGATAAGTTCTCTTTTTGCCCAAACAAAGCGAGTTACCGGGAAAGTAACGTCAGCAGAAGACAACTCGCCTATTCCCGGGGTTTCGGTGAGTGTCAAAGGTACCACAATCGGAACAATTACCGGTATTGAAGGGGATTACTCACTAACCGTTCCCAATGATGCCGTTCTTGTATTTTCTTTTGTTGGGATGAAAACTGCCGAATTACCTGTTACTGCCGGTTTAGAACACAATGTCCAGCTTGAAATGGAAGTGATGGGTGTAGACGAAGTAATGGTTGTAGCTTACGGAACACAAAAACGTCGGGCAGTTACCAACGCAGTTACAAAAGTGAATTCTGCCGAGCTGGAAAAAATGCCGGTAACAAGTATTGAAAATGCTCTTTCGGGGCAAGCTGCCGGTTTACAAATCAACACGGGTTCACGCTCGGGTGAAGCCAACACTATCCGTATTCGTGGAACCTCTTCCATCTCCGCGAGCTCCCAACCTCTTTTTGTTATCGATGGAATTCCGCAAGGTGACTACCAAATGGGATACGCCGGCAACAATGCTCAAACCAGCCCCTTGTCGACACTTAATCCAAACGACATTGAAAATATTCAGGTACTGAAAGATGCATCAGCAGCGGCACTTTATGGTTCAAGAGCCTCTAACGGTGTTATTATGATTACAACAAAACGCGGTAAGAGCGGTAAAACACAAATTAACCTAAACTATTATTCCGGATTTCAGGAAGCCACCAATTTTATGGACGCGTTAAATGGTCCTGAATATACAGAGCTATTTAACGAGGCTTATTTTAATTCAACAGGTGTTGAAAATATACTCGGAAACCCGGAAAATGCAATCGATACTGATTGGCTGGATGCAGTGTCAAGAAAAGGGATGATTAGTCAATACGATTTTTCTGCTAACGGCGGTAATGAAAGGACACAATTTTATACCGGTGTAAGTTATCGTGACGAAGACGGTTATACTATTGGAAACGATTTTCAGCGAATCAATATTCGTACAAATATTGATCACGAGGTTTCTGATTTCTTTAAAATCGGAACTAACATCAGTGTAGCACGAACTTTTAATAACAGAGTTTCAAACAACAACTCGGTTGCTTCGATGTCTACTTCAGGGATTCTCCAATATCCAAATGTTCCCATTTATGGCGACGGTTCTGAAATGTATGGACCGGAAGGTACGTATTACCTGGGAAAAGGCGTAAATCCAAACAACAATATTGCTTACAATCTTTTAAATGAAGTGGATGAAAACATCCATGAAGCAATTACTGTTCGCCCTCAAATAACCACTTTTGGTGAATTTACTTTTTTTGATGACTTCAAATTCAGAAGCGAATGGTCGTTGGACTATATCGACTTGTCTGAGAAAATTTTCTGGGGATTAAATTCCGGAGATGGTGGCGGAAGTAATGGTGTAAGCCAGGCTCTCAGTTACAGGAATACCAACTGGATTACCACAAATACGCTGAGCTACGACAACGTTTTTGATGAAAAGCACCAATTATCTGTTATAGCAGGATACTCGTTCCAGGAAAACCGCCTGGAACAAAGCAATGTTACCGGAGAACAATTCCCGAACAACGACCTGTGGACTGTAAACAATGCAGCCGAAATTACAAACGGAGGCGGATCGATTAGTCAATTTGCCATTGAATCCTATTTTGCCAGGTTAAATTATTCCTATCTGGATAAATACCTTCTTGAGGTTTCGTTGAGACGTGACGGTTCATCGCGGTTTGGAGCAGATAACCGTTATGCGAATTTCCCCGCTGTATCTTTAGGGTGGATTGTAAGTGACGAAAATTTTATGCAGGATATGGATTGGCTTAGTTTGGCAAAAATTCGTGCCAGTTATGGTTTTACCGGGAATGCTGAATTCCTCACCAGTTCAACAAATCCAAGATATGCTGTAGCTGCGAATTTCCCCGCACTTGGTTTATACGGTGGCGATTTGGATGGAAGCGATTATGGTGGAAATCCCGGATTATCGCCCACGCAGTTGGCAAACCCCGATTTGAAATGGGAACAAACAGCACAGCTCGACCTGGGAGTTAACCTGGGATTGTTCAAAAACCGCATCGATTTTGAAGCAGATTACTACTACAAAAAAACTACCGATCTTTTACTTGATGTGCAAATTCCGGCTTCCGGAGGGTTTACATCCATTGCAAAGAATTTGGGAGAATTGGAAAATAAAGGCTGGGAATTTGCTTTGAATACAAGAAACTTTGTCGGAAAATTTAGGTGGAATACTAATTTTAACATCTCTTTTAATAAAAACAAAATTACTGACCTGAAAGGGGAGATTATTGAAAACAGTATTTCCCGGGCTATGGAAGGTCAGCCTATTGGTGTTTACTACACCGTTAAATTCGCAGGAGTAAATCCCGATACGGGGGAATCAATGTTCTATGACCTGAATGGCAATAAAACCACTACTTACAGTAACGACTACCGTCAGATAGTTGGTGATCCAAATCCGGATTACATCGGTGGAATTACCAACAATTTTGCCTGGAATAATTTTGATTTAAGTGTACAGGTTCAGTTTGTTCAGGGAAATGATATCTATTTTGACGCAGGCAGGTTTTGTGCCAACAGTATGGCATTGTATTTTAATAACCTGAAAGACCAGTTGAATCGATGGCAGGAACCGGGAGATATTACAGATATTCCCAAGGCCGTTTTGTTTGACTCAACCAACCGTCAGCATTCCTCTCGTTTTGTGGAGGACGGTTCGTTTGTAAGGGTAAAAACGGTTTCATTAGGTTATAATATTCCTACTCAGCTCCTTACAAAAGTAAATATCCGTTCTGTGCGGATTTATACAACGGCCTATAATTTCTGGACATTTACCAATTACCGCGGGCACGATCCCGAAGTATCCTCCGAAGGAACCCTGAATGTGGGACAAGGAATTGATTTCTTTCAGGCACCTCCTTCCAAAAGTCTGATTTTTGGGTTGAATATAGGTTTTTAA
- a CDS encoding RagB/SusD family nutrient uptake outer membrane protein: MKIDKYINRIIPVLTGILFLTVSCEDRLEINPWQSLSDQQALTTLSGIENAVTGCFDALQDENLLGTNVIQNAEIKSQYIHWQGSYTSYTEMSQKDIQPDNTDVSGMWIAGYDGVNRCNKVIEAVDNGLDEAGFEEVKDRIKGEALFCRGVLYFEMVRSYGLPYSESSSSDPGIVIKNTPSNDLESATEQLPRSSVQEVYNQAIADLKEAEALLLETSDAGRANKYSCRAYLSRIYLQMKDYSNAASYANQVIQSGNYTLDADPTKIFGESFTSEMVFGIIHTSTDNFGSNNESLNNYWNPNERGDIIIKPSTIALYSEGDLRLGWFFEQDDSWWTNKHIQNDYNAPVIRLAEMYLNRAEALAETGTDTGEALTMLNTVRLRAGLDELSDLSVQELIAAIQEETIREFMAEGHSLYDLERWHKNIGYSNIDITETVPWNDPSLLFPIPQREMDVNDNLEQNPL; encoded by the coding sequence ATGAAAATAGATAAATATATAAATAGAATTATTCCGGTTTTGACTGGTATACTTTTTCTTACCGTTTCTTGTGAAGACCGGCTGGAAATAAATCCCTGGCAATCGCTTAGCGACCAACAGGCCCTTACTACACTAAGTGGTATTGAGAATGCTGTTACCGGTTGTTTTGATGCACTTCAGGACGAAAACCTTCTGGGTACAAATGTAATTCAAAATGCCGAAATAAAATCGCAGTATATTCACTGGCAAGGTTCATATACAAGTTATACCGAAATGAGTCAGAAAGATATCCAGCCCGATAATACAGATGTCTCTGGAATGTGGATTGCCGGATACGACGGAGTAAACAGGTGTAATAAAGTAATCGAGGCTGTTGACAATGGATTAGATGAAGCAGGATTTGAAGAAGTGAAAGACAGGATAAAAGGTGAAGCTTTGTTTTGCAGGGGAGTTTTGTATTTTGAAATGGTTCGCAGCTACGGTTTGCCATACAGCGAAAGCTCATCTTCTGATCCGGGAATTGTTATAAAAAACACTCCGTCAAACGACCTGGAAAGTGCTACGGAACAACTGCCACGTTCATCAGTTCAAGAGGTTTATAACCAGGCTATCGCTGATTTAAAAGAGGCAGAAGCGTTGTTGCTCGAAACAAGCGATGCCGGAAGAGCTAATAAATACAGTTGTCGCGCTTATTTGTCAAGAATTTATCTGCAAATGAAAGATTATTCAAATGCAGCAAGTTATGCCAATCAGGTAATCCAATCGGGTAATTATACTTTGGATGCTGACCCAACAAAAATTTTTGGAGAATCATTTACTTCAGAAATGGTTTTTGGAATTATCCATACATCGACCGATAATTTTGGTTCGAATAACGAATCGTTAAATAACTACTGGAATCCAAATGAAAGAGGAGACATTATCATCAAACCATCGACAATTGCACTATACAGCGAAGGTGACCTGAGATTGGGCTGGTTTTTTGAGCAGGATGATTCGTGGTGGACAAACAAACACATTCAAAACGATTATAATGCACCGGTTATTCGTTTGGCTGAAATGTATCTGAACAGGGCCGAAGCGCTGGCCGAAACAGGCACCGATACCGGCGAAGCACTTACAATGTTAAATACCGTTCGTTTGAGGGCCGGACTGGATGAGTTATCAGATCTTTCGGTACAGGAGCTAATTGCCGCAATTCAGGAAGAAACCATCCGTGAATTTATGGCAGAAGGGCATTCATTGTATGACCTCGAAAGATGGCACAAAAATATCGGGTACAGCAATATCGATATTACAGAAACTGTACCCTGGAACGATCCGAGTTTGTTGTTTCCTATTCCGCAACGGGAAATGGATGTAAACGATAATTTGGAGCAGAATCCACTTTAA
- a CDS encoding peptidylprolyl isomerase — protein sequence MCLSLYHTKFSEMRIIILFWLLSFSFFIGIGQPLPQVRIKTSMGNIVAELDTVNAPITAKNFLNLVKTGALNNAVFYRVVRMDNQPNNAVKIEVVQGGLFDDEKIAKYPSIQHETTKMTGLKHLNGTLSMARYEPGTASTEFSICIGDQPELDFGGKRNPDGQGFAAFGTVLSGMEVAKKIQKQKDNQQYLVEPVSIYSIKIL from the coding sequence ATGTGTTTATCTTTATATCACACTAAATTCTCAGAAATGCGAATAATAATTCTTTTTTGGTTATTGAGCTTTTCCTTTTTTATTGGGATTGGACAACCGCTTCCTCAAGTTAGAATAAAGACTTCAATGGGAAACATTGTTGCTGAACTGGATACTGTAAATGCACCAATTACAGCAAAAAACTTTCTAAATCTGGTTAAAACCGGAGCGTTAAACAATGCCGTATTTTATCGGGTGGTACGTATGGATAATCAACCCAACAACGCAGTAAAAATAGAAGTTGTCCAGGGTGGTTTATTCGATGATGAAAAAATAGCAAAGTATCCGTCTATTCAACATGAAACGACAAAAATGACAGGGTTAAAACATTTAAACGGGACATTATCAATGGCACGTTATGAACCCGGAACTGCTTCCACGGAATTTTCAATTTGTATTGGAGATCAGCCGGAGTTAGACTTTGGAGGCAAAAGAAACCCCGACGGACAGGGATTTGCAGCTTTTGGTACGGTACTTTCAGGAATGGAGGTAGCAAAAAAAATACAGAAGCAAAAAGATAATCAACAGTATCTTGTTGAACCTGTCTCCATTTACAGCATAAAAATATTATAG
- a CDS encoding S28 family serine protease, translated as MKTVQLFIFLFVFSVCVTAQTTELENFLNSQSSIQSVEKITGNSFFEETFKIMVKQALDHSDTSKGFFLQRVFIADKGKNTPVVLITEGYTANYAASPRYLNELSPMLNASQICVEHRYFGQSWPDSVNWNYLTVKNAAADHHCIVELFRKYYRNKWINTGISKGGQTAVYHRTYYPEDVDLTVAYVAPLNFAVEDKRHQKFLKTKPGTADQRKRIEDFQIAVLKARKEIVPKLVEYSKQKNFTYRIPINEVFDYWVLEFPFALWQYGRPPDNIPALDAKPRDFYDYMMNVSEPSYFSVEAMDGIKSFYVQAARELGYYAYDIKPLKRYLMIKSAKHYLEKIFLPSGLKIKYERKTALEVKKFIKTTDKNILFIYGQYDPWFASSFHIPQKENLLKVVNPGGSHSSRIQNLPEKQQKLVRNMLEKSLGFHIDIN; from the coding sequence ATGAAAACAGTTCAGCTCTTTATATTTCTGTTTGTATTTTCGGTTTGTGTAACTGCACAAACTACAGAACTTGAAAATTTTTTGAATTCACAATCTTCAATTCAAAGTGTAGAAAAAATTACCGGAAACAGTTTTTTTGAAGAGACTTTTAAAATTATGGTGAAGCAAGCTCTCGATCATTCTGACACTTCCAAAGGATTTTTTCTTCAACGTGTTTTTATTGCAGATAAGGGTAAAAATACTCCGGTTGTACTAATTACCGAGGGATATACGGCTAACTATGCGGCCAGTCCACGCTATTTAAATGAACTGAGCCCCATGTTAAACGCCAGTCAGATTTGTGTGGAACATCGCTATTTTGGTCAGTCGTGGCCCGATTCGGTGAACTGGAACTATTTGACTGTTAAAAACGCTGCTGCCGACCATCATTGTATTGTCGAGCTATTTCGGAAATATTATAGAAACAAATGGATAAACACCGGCATAAGTAAAGGTGGGCAAACAGCAGTTTATCACCGAACATACTATCCTGAAGATGTAGATCTAACTGTTGCTTATGTGGCTCCGTTAAATTTTGCGGTAGAGGACAAACGGCATCAAAAATTTTTAAAAACAAAACCCGGTACAGCGGACCAACGAAAAAGGATTGAAGATTTCCAAATTGCGGTGCTAAAGGCAAGAAAAGAGATTGTTCCTAAACTGGTTGAGTATTCCAAACAGAAAAATTTTACCTATCGTATTCCGATTAATGAGGTTTTCGACTACTGGGTGCTGGAGTTTCCTTTTGCGCTCTGGCAATATGGAAGGCCACCAGACAATATTCCTGCTCTGGATGCCAAGCCGCGGGACTTTTATGACTACATGATGAACGTTTCCGAACCATCGTATTTCTCTGTTGAAGCAATGGATGGAATAAAGTCGTTTTATGTGCAGGCTGCCCGCGAACTCGGTTATTATGCTTATGATATCAAACCATTAAAAAGATATCTGATGATAAAGTCGGCAAAGCATTACCTTGAAAAAATCTTCCTTCCTTCCGGTTTAAAAATCAAGTATGAACGAAAAACAGCCCTGGAAGTAAAAAAATTTATTAAAACTACGGATAAAAATATCCTTTTTATTTACGGACAGTATGATCCCTGGTTTGCATCTTCATTTCATATTCCTCAAAAAGAAAATCTTTTAAAAGTTGTTAATCCTGGCGGTAGTCATTCAAGCAGAATTCAAAATTTGCCGGAAAAACAACAAAAATTGGTACGAAATATGCTGGAAAAAAGCCTGGGCTTTCATATTGATATAAATTAA